A genomic region of Alnus glutinosa chromosome 11, dhAlnGlut1.1, whole genome shotgun sequence contains the following coding sequences:
- the LOC133881575 gene encoding peroxidase 43, which translates to MPSSSSSFFFLRSANLRLRGGRYTPFMAILLVLMLTFFIGICEGHLRIGFYAETCPDAESIVRTVVQDAILSDSNIAAILLRLHFHDCFVEGCDGSILIENGPNAERHAFGHQGVGGFEVIEKAKAELETVCGGVVSCADIAALAARDAIALANGPAFQVPTGRRDGRVSNISLAADMPDVSDTIQQLKAKFLRKGLTEKDLVLLSGAHTVGSTACFFMMKRLYNFFPGGGSDPAINPSLLPELQARCPQGGDVNVRLSTDRGSEQTFDNHILQNIRDGFAVLESDASLNDDETTKSILDSYFDFLNPFFRPSFEADFVESFQKMGQIGVKTGFQGEIRHACAAFN; encoded by the exons atgccttcctcctcctcctccttcttcttcttaaggTCAGCCAATTTACGACTAAGGGGCGGGCGATACACACCATTCATGGCGATTCTCTTGGTTCTCATGCTCACATTTTTTATTGGGATTTGTGAGGGGCACCTCAGAATCGGTTTCTACGCGGAAACGTGCCCGGATGCTGAGTCCATAGTCCGCACTGTTGTTCAAGATGCCATTCTCTCTGATTCTAACATTGCCGCAATCCTGCTTAGGCTGCACTTTCATGACTGCTTTGTcgag GGCTGTGATGGTTCGATTTTGATCGAAAATGGACCAAATGCTGAAAGACACGCATTTGGACACCAAGGCGTCGGAGGGTTTGAAGTGATAGAGAAAGCCAAAGCAGAGTTGGAAACTGTATGTGGAGGCGTGGTTTCTTGTGCAGACATCGCGGCCTTAGCCGCTCGAGACGCTATAGCCTTG GCAAATGGACCAGCTTTCCAGGTTCCAACGGGCCGAAGAGATGGCCGGGTTTCCAACATTTCATTGGCAGCTGACATGCCGGATGTTAGTGATACAATTCAGCAACTTAAGGCCAAGTTTTTGCGAAAGGGACTCACGGAGAAAGACCTAGTACTTCTTAGTG GTGCGCATACAGTTGGGAGCACGGCATGCTTCTTCATGATGAAACGGCTTTACAACTTCTTCCCAGGTGGAGGATCAGATCCGGCTATAAACCCTTCTCTCCTTCCGGAATTACAGGCCAGGTGCCCTCAGGGCGGAGATGTTAATGTACGATTGTCAACCGATCGTGGGAGCGAGCAGACATTTGACAACCATATTTTGCAAAACATTAGGGACGGCTTTGCTGTTCTAGAATCCGATGCCAGTCTTAATGATGATGAGACAACCAAGAGTATATTAGACTCATACTTTGATTTCCTCAATCCATTCTTTCGACCATCTTTTGAGGCAGATTTTGTGGAATCCTTCCAGAAGATGGGCCAGATTGGTGTTAAAACAGGTTTCCAGGGGGAGATTAGGCATGCATGTGCAGcttttaattaa